From the genome of Motilibacter aurantiacus, one region includes:
- the rpoZ gene encoding DNA-directed RNA polymerase subunit omega, translating into MSGSQVVPEGITNPPIDELLAATDSKYSLVIYGAKRARQINAYYSQLGEGLLEYVGPLVETHVHEKPLSIALREINAGLLTAEPIEQP; encoded by the coding sequence GTGTCCGGTTCCCAGGTCGTCCCCGAGGGCATCACCAACCCGCCGATCGACGAGCTGCTGGCGGCCACCGACTCCAAGTACAGCCTCGTGATCTACGGCGCCAAGCGCGCACGGCAGATCAACGCGTACTACTCCCAGCTGGGCGAGGGCCTGCTGGAGTACGTCGGCCCGCTGGTCGAGACGCACGTCCACGAGAAGCCGCTGTCGATCGCGCTGCGCGAGATCAACGCCGGCCTGCTCACGGCGGAGCCGATCGAGCAGCCCTGA